The genomic DNA CTGACTCTTCTTCGGTAACAAGGCCACGTTTGAGAAGATCCTTCTTGATGTCAGCTGGAGCAGCATCCGGGTTTTTCAGAGCGAGCTCAATCGGAGACGGAGCAGGATCACCGGTCTTGATGACATTTCCAGCTTCTATTTTCACCCAGCCAAGCCGTTTCATCCAGCCAAGACCGATCTTTGCATGGGGATGGGTATTAAGGTCAGCTATGGATGCAGATTCTGAAAAACTGTCATAGAGCTGCCGTTCAGGAAGTCCCTCTTTCAGGTACTGAGTTCCTTCCTCGGTCAGAGTAAGTGTCGTTGTGACCGCACGATCAACCTGTGCAAGGCCTTTCTGGGACAAGAGTCCTCCATATTGAATGACTGAATCAGCAGGCCGGTCAAGGATTGTTCCCATCTCTTCCGGAGTCGTGGTTTCGGTCTTCACCAGCTCAAGAAGCAGACGTTTCTCGTTCAGGGTTAATTGCATGATATCTCCACATGTGATCCAATTGTCAGTTTCTGTGTATGGATTGGAGTTTGAGTTTTTTGTATGTGCTGCATGAATATATCTCCTGATAACCTATGCTAACAGTAATCGATTATTACAGGGGCCCGGTTTAGTCCAGACCCCTATCTAAACGAAAAGAATGAGCAGGAAAAGAATGGAGAGAATGATCCAATAGTGCTCATGAAAGTCTGGTATAGTGTTTCCTGTGATTAGTATTTATAGGATGGGGATCTGAAGAAGAAGAAAATTTCATGTCTCAAATATATCCGGATCAAGCTTTGCCTGCTTCAAAATCGAGATTAAGGTCCCTTTTTTAAGTTAATTATGAAGGGGACAGCAAATGATTGACCTTCTCGCTGTAAAACCGCATGATCACCACCTATTCGTCGAACAACTGCTCCATGATGGCAGAGAGTTTTAATCAATTCCTTTCCGGATATGACAGGGAGTTTATGAGACATGTGCTATCTCTATCCGGGCAATCTGAGTCGTTGATAGAGCGAGCTTATCTTTTAAATCATCCTGAAGTACATCGAGAAGGAGTTCAATTGCCTCTTTAATATTATCAAGCGCCTGGTCTACAGTTTCTCACTGGCTTATCGCTCCAGGTAATTCAAGACATAGTACGGTGTATCCATCTTCTTCCTGAGGCATTATGAGAATTGTGTATTGCATAACACTAATAATAATCGCATTTTCAATAGAATATTGATATCTCTCATCTCTATGACAAAACGGAATAACATTTTTGTTGATACGAGAACTCCCTATGCCCTTTTTAATGAGAATGATATCGACCATTCATCATTTTCATATCACAACGTGGTAATACCACTCTGAAAAGAGATACCACATGGAAAAAACGGACTTCACCGGCTCTTTAGATACCTGGTGACAGGATGAGTTGGGAACGAGAAAGAAGCTAATTTTTTGCGAAACGAGGGATTACCACCTTATGGGCCGGTTCCTTCGGCAATCAATTTCACATAATCTCTGTAGAGATATTTCCTGTTCCGCTTCCATCCGGTAACCTCTTTTACTATACCAGCCTCTTCAAATTTACGGACCAAATTGTTTGCAGTCTGTATTGAAACACCGCAATGGGTGCTGATATCAGTACTGGTAACCATTGTCTTCATAAACAGAAGTTCTATCATCCGGGCACCATGAATACCGCCGATATTCTCGTAAATTACCCGTTTCACCAGTTCCCTCTCCAGTGTTATTATCTTCTTTACTAAATGGTGCGAATCAGTGGAGACTTCAATAACTCCCTGCAGAAAAAACTTCACCCATCCCTCCAGATCCCCATTTTTTTCCAGTGAAAATAAACGATCATAATATTCCGACCGGTTCCGTTTCAGGTAATAACTAAGGTTAAGTGTGGGTTTTGCAAGAACCTGTCTCCAACAGAGGTACAGGCTGATGAGGAGGCGGCCGATTCTCCCATTTCCATCCAAGAAGGGGTGAATCATCTTAAATTGTCCATGAATGAGAGCTGATACAATTAACGGAGGAATGGTTTTTTCTTCTGCGATAAAATTTTCCAGGTTATTCAGAAGAAATCTGACATTTTCCTGTGGTGGTGGAATATACCGGGCTTTATAGAGTGAGTCTCCTCCAATCTGGTTTTGTATGGGCCGAATCATCCCTGGCAGTGCCTTTGATCCCCGAACCTTCGTAAGGAGGATCCGATGAAGATCACAGAGTAGTGAGAGTGTAATTGGTTCATTTTTCACCCGTTCGAAACCGGTCTGTAAAGCCTTCATATAATTCGTAACTTCCCGGATCTGGTTTGGGTCATCATCAAAAGATACATCAGCCTCATATGCGAGAATCCCATAAAATGTTGCGACCGTCCCCTCAATCTGGGCACTTTGCAATGCTTCTTTCCTGGCAAGCATCCAAATAAAGTGATCCGGGTTTGGGAGCATATCAACCATGACATCAAGTCCCGATAATGCCCGATCTGCTTCAGAAAGCATGAGGTGCATGGAGTCATCATATTGAATATCAGGTGAGTACGGAAGACATGCAGGAATAAACGCGGTATACCCTTCAATCTGCTCTTCATATCTGCCGGTATTATAATGCATGTATAGCCACCCAGTTTGTGAGCAGATCCTTTCACATACACCCATGTTAGGAATTATATGAAGCCTGCCTTTCATATAATGAGATCATACGAGTATGTGAAACCTTCCTTTCATACGTCCTCCCCAGGATTGGGATCTCAGGATACCAGAAACATTATTGAGATCTTACAGTGTTTCCCGTCATGATCCTAAAAGCCATGATCAGAACCATGATCTTTCAAGTGGTAAGCAAGTCATTGATATGATCTCCGGGTTCCGGAACCCCTCAGTGATTCATGATTTCAAAATGCCGATAAATGTGGAGTTTGTGACCACTATACCGTAGAATGATTCATTGTTTCCAAATAAGGATGAATAATCCTGAACAAGGAAAATACAACAAAAAACAGATAAAAGGTTCCCTTTGAAAGAAGGGGAGTATAGGAAATTATTAACAACTCTTTTCCGATCGTATCTGATCTGCTGCAACCGCCATCTTCTCCCTGAACTCATCCAGGAATGCCAAAACCCTCGCTGCACTATCTTTCTTACATTGCCCGCACATGAGTTCTCCGGCCATGCATTTCCGACGGATTTCAGCAAGCTCTGCATCATCAGATACCATATGAAACAGATTTAAAAGAAACACCGGACACTTGTCTGCCTCCCCTCCCAGCTCTTTCTGTTCCTGGAGTGTCATCCGGCCACCGGTCAGGGCTGCCATGATCTTTCTGGTGACTGTCTTGTCATCCTCATAAAACCCGATGATACTCTCCGGAATACTGGATGACATCTTCCCACCGGTCAGACCGGGCATGAACCGGTGAAAGGTTGCGGACGGAGTGACAAACCCATATCCCCCATGGGTTCGCTCTATTGCCCTGACGGTCTTTTTCACAACATCAAGGGGAACATTGAAGATATCTATATGACCCTCGTACCGCTTAGAACCCCTGAATGCTTTATGAATCGCTTCCATCGCCTCTTCTGGGGCTTCTTTTGACCGGACACTGACATGGGTGTCCCGATCTTCGACGGTGAACATCCGAAGTTTATGAGCTACTCCTCTTGTCAGACGGATATGCGGATCCTGGTCAAGCCCCACCGGCACGATGGTCGGGGCCGGCTCTTCATTGACCTGCGGATGGAGAATATCTGCAACCTGGGTTAAGACACTCATGGCATGACCGATATCGGTATCAGGAGTAAAGCCATAAATTGCAGAGAGTTCAGAAAAATTCACCTTTGCTGATGCTTCAAATGCCAGATCCTGCACGACCCGGTTCGAGCTCTGCTCATAGGTTTCCCCATGATACCCAAGAGCATAGAGGCAGGAGAGGTATTCATCGCCATATTTCCGGCACTGTTCCCAGGTGAGGTTTCGTACTGCATGGGCCTCCCGGTCTGCGATGCAGATATAACCCCGTCCTCCCTGCTGCACATGCCAGACCACTTCCTTCATGACCATCAAATGTCCGAGATGCGGGTGACCGGACGGCATAAACCCGGTCATCACATTAAACGGTTCATTGGTCCTGATTGCATTCGCTATCTGATGATAATCGCGGTGGCCGAAGACGATCCCCCGTCTGATAAAATCGGGAGTCTCGGGAAGAAGATCAATGACGGTCTCGATCCGTTCAATTCCAAACTCGGCATGCAGACGCTCGATATCTACAGACTGGTCTGATGCCCAGGGATTTACAACTTCAGTCTTCATGGTTCTAGAGTTTTATCCTGGCAAATTCTGTAAAGACAATGCCCTCATCATGTATACCGGCAAATAACATCTTCTTTTTGACACTGTGAGCCATCCGGACTGAACGGGATATACTATTCATCGGGAGTGTCTCCAAGGGCCCTATCGCCTGGACCAGCATCTCTGAGTGGATTTTTCTTCCAGAATATACCCTGAAATGATGGCCGAATTTATACCCGGTCTTGGGGATATACTGGAGTTCACGTAAATAGCGGTATACCGTGATCTTTTTATCCAGCTCTGGGTCTGAATCCTGGATACGGGCACAATATTCTTCGGCAGTAAGCGTAGCCTCGCCCAGCTGAATGGTGACAAGACCCTGTTCTATCAGGTATGCAGCTTCAACGGTTGAGAGAACTATCCGTGAATCATCCAGCCGTTTTCCGTAAAATGCCTGATCATATCCAAGGTCTGCTCCTGCGTTAATGATAACCGATATACTGGAGAGGAGGCCGGGTGCAGGTTTTGGGTCCGGAGTTACCTCAAGTCCGGGGAGTTTCTGGAGTTTTACTTCATAGTATGTTATCTCAAACTCGTCATCAACTACCGCAAGGACATGCTGTTTTCTCATATTAAGGGTAGTCCTGACTTCGCCCTGGACAACGGAAAAGTCGATCAGATCACGTTCAGAGAGCACGCGGACCATATACTGGGACTCTCCTTTTCCTGGTTTTTCTCCCCGCTTAAATACCCTGAAGTCATGAGGGCCGGTCTGAACCACATATCCCCGCTCCCTGATATCCCGGTACACCAGGAACGATCTGATCATATGGGCGTTATCTGAAAACCTGACCAGAAGCGTGTCAAAATCATATCCGGGGATCTCGATTCTCCCCCGGTACACGAGATAGAGTGCTTCTACCGGAGAGAGCCGAAGCCCGTCCTTTTGTGGTCTGCCAAATCCGCTCTGCTCATAAAGGGCATATCCTTCTGACCCCAGCAGGACTTTGTCTTCTTCTATCCGTGCCTTCACGCCTTAAGATTTAGGCGTCGTCCATCATAAAACAGCCCCGGATACCGGATTGGAATGAGTCAGATTATTGAGAAATAAACTTCATGATGCTATATATAAGTGGTGAAATATTCAAAGAGACAAATATCAGTATCCAGGGATGAACTGGAAAACAGACCGAACAGGAAGAAAAGCAATACTGATGTGAGCAGTGAGAATGAAAAGAGGGTCAGGACTAGATAGACTCTGCGTTCCGACGATGCAGGCTGCTTATCTCATCCCGAAGTGACGTAACATCTGAAGGACGATGAGAATCCCTGATATCAACCCGGTCTGATCCTTCTGGGATGAACATGGCATCCATCAGCATCTCCACCCCGTCATACAGGATGGTGAATAGTTCACGAAAGGGAACACCCGTGATGAACACCGACTTGAACCGATCACAGGTCGGAAAGATCTTCCGAATCTCATGAGCCTCGCTGATGTGTGAACCGATGATTCTCTCAGGACTGGTCCCGATATCTCCAAAAACAAGTCAAAAATTTCAGGAAATAGGATTCGGACACAACGGGGAACATATCATATCGTTTTTGCAGAGAGGATAATTGTATTTCTGGTAAATCGGTAAGAATATGTGAATATTCATACGCGGATCGTCTCCTGGGTTAAGGTTGTTTTTTTTACCCAGCATACTATAGAGATATTGAGGAAGTTCGCGTACATGACGAACGAACACGGGTATAAAACAAAAGAACATCTAAACCTGACCGGAGAATCCGATCTTACCATCGAAGTTGTTATCCTGCTCATTTTCGGGATATTCATGCTTATTTTCGGCCTTCTGCTCTTTCAGATTCACACCGGTGCTCTTCCCTATGCACCGGACAGCACATATGGATTATTTGTATTGCTAATTGCATTTCAGATTGTCACGATGGGAAAAACGCCTTTTGGTGATCTCAAACGGTCCTGGCTTCTGATACTTATCGGCATTATCGTTGCGATCCTGGGAATGGCTGCTGCTTTTGTCCCGGGATATCTTTCTGACCATATCAGGCTCATCGTCGGAGGGGTTCTGTTTCTCGGTGGTGTAGCTCTTTTCCTCCAACTCTTCGTGAGGGAAGACAAAGCCCGGACCTGGAGGCATGTATCCGGAGTACTTCAGCATCTGATCCTTGCCTGTGGGCTGGTGTATATCTTATCATGCATATGTGGCCTGATTACTCTTATCCCCGGAATTACGACGGATAATCAGACTGCAGTCATTTTAATTCTGTTTGCTCTGTGTCTTTTTTACCTTTCATGGTGCATTCAGAAGGTTGCACGAGAGTACCCTTCGAAAAAGCAGGATGTAGAACATGAATCCGCGGAAAGTGCAGCACAAAAGACAAAAGGGATATGGCTGGTTCTGAAAGAGTCATCTATCTCACTCTCTCTCGGGGTCCTTCTTCTGGTTGCAACACTGCTGACCCTTCTTGGGTTGGTTTTGATCCCGGTAAACCTTGGGGCACTCCCGTTTTCACAGGACGGACTGCTTGGGATGCTTCTGGTCGTGTTTGCTATTCAGATGATGGCTCTTGGAGAAACCCCGCTCGGGGCATATAAGCGCTCCTGGCTGATGACCATCTTTGGAATGACATTCGCAACTCTTGGTATTATATCCTGTATTGTTCCCGGGTTACTGACCGGTTTTCTTCAATTACTCCTAGGTCTGTTAAATATCATCGGTGGTGTTGTCCTGCTCATCGGCCGGTATTACCCGCTTCTTAAGGCAATGCGAAACCCTTCGGATCATCAGAAGCAGCCCCCGATACTGAAAAAAATGAATATTACCCAGACCATACTGAATTTTGTATCCATAGCATTTGGTACATCAATGCTCATTCCGGGTATCATGCCAGGACTCATCAATGCCGTGATTATCGTAATAAACGGACTGCTCCTCTTTGTTCTTGCAGGTTTCATCAGGAAGATTGAAATCCTCTATCCGATGTAGAGGGAAAAACAATAGCATTTTTTTGAGTACGAGTGAAAAACATATACCATCTCACCGTATGGAGTTGAGAGATAACCCGTAAATTTTGAAGAAGACTTTTATCCTATTCACTCTAATGTTCAAATATTATCGAAATGTGTACGCCATGATTTAGAGGGATAGAATGAAAAAGATATCATTGAAACCAATTTTCAGGATGATTGTCGCTCTTTTATTTGTAGGTCTGGCAATCTCCTTCTTTCCGGTGTCAGCGGCCATATTTATTGAAGATGGGACCGAACTGGATGAGTCTGCATTGATCGCATATCTCAAAGAACCTGCCCCTGAATTTGAAACTCCGCTCGTGATCTACTTTTATGATCCCAACTGTGGTGGCTGTATGCAGGTCCGTGACTTCTGGGATACGTACCTGAAAGAAAACCCTGATGTCATACTTGAACAGGTCAACCTGGAGGAAGGCCCTGAACAGATGGATCAGTTTAAGCAATTTGCCGAGACCTATCACCGGGAAAAAGCCTTTATTCCCCTTGCATATATCGGCCCGGTCTCTTTGGAAGGGGCAGATGATATAAAAAATTATTTTGATATGGTATACACCTGGTATATGTCCTCATTTAAAGGAGAGTAATTCTCCGGGTCTTTTTTTGTCATTGTGAGTTAAAACGAGAAGCAGGATACTGTGGATACCAATGATATGATAATGGAAGCGCTCATATCATCCATAGGCATATGTTCGAAGAATTTATCAGGGCCAATAAATTTGACCAGGCATATCTCCCGGTCCTGCAGAAAAAACTCTGCTTTGAGGGTGAATGTGCAGGAAACGGGATTCTGAATTACGGAGTCCTCCTGACCCTCGCCACCATCATCTCAACGTATGGGGTCATAGCCGGATCCACTGCCACGGTTATCGGAGCTATGATAATTGCCCCGTTAATGACCCCGATTATGGCAACCACCCTCGCAATTGTTCTTGGAGACACGCACCGTGCCGGACGATCATTTATGATGGTGACGGTCAGTACGGTATTTGTCATCCTCCTTGCAGCCCTGATCACCTGTAGTATCTCTCCTTTGACCATTGATTTCCAGGGAAATCAGGAGATCCTCTCTCGAACCGCACCAGATATGTTTGCCCTCTATGTTGCTCTTGCATCAGGAGCCGCAGGAGCCTTTGCTGTCAGCCGGGAATCAGTCAGTGACTCACTGCCAGGGGTAGCAATAGCCATCTCTCTTGTGCCACCGCTCAGTGTCGTCGGAATCTCACTTTCAAAATTTCAATGGGGAGATGCTATTGGCTCTCTGCTTCTCTTTCTCACGAACCTTTTTGCAATCCTGGTCTCCGGTGGAGCAGTATTCTGGCTTTCAGGCATAAAACCCGGATGGATGGACGAAGAGCGCTCAAAAAAACGGAAACAGGCGTTTTCCATAGCCGTCATCTGTGTAGTCCTGATATCGGTCCCGCTTTTTATATCAGGATATGAGACGTTGGAGCAGGCATATTACTCGAAAGAAGCACAGGAAATTACAAAGAACTGGCTGTATGGATCCGGGTATGAGATAACAGATTTTGATCTCCGCAAACAGAACCTGACCCTGCATATCATCGGAACAGGAGATATGCCTGACCCTGAACTCCTGCACCGGATGTTGGAGGACCATTTTCAAAGACCTATAGCCATTGATCTGCGGGCAATACCAGTGAATATAATTCATTACCCCTCGAAAACTGGGTCGTAGAATGCGGGAGTTTTATCCACTTATCCGGAGTATCATTACCAGAGAGATAGTATGAAAAAGGTAACCGGAGCCATTCTGCAGCGGGATGGAAAAACATACGGGATTATGACCCATACCCCCTCTGGTATAGTAACCCCTGAGGATCTTGAACGTATCGCCGCAGTCGGGAGAAGATTCCACATTCCAATCATGAAAATTACCTCAGGACAGCGGATGATTCTTGCTGGAATACCCGCTGATAATGTTGATTCGGTAATGAAAGAACTTGGAACACTCGGAAGGCCAGACCTTGGGCCAGGTGTGAAATTTGTCCAGGCTTGTCTTGGCATAGAGAGCTGTAAGTGGGGATCACAGGATTCAATTGGCCTTGCAGCCAAAATTGAGGCCTGTGTTCAGGATAAAAAATTCCCGGCAAAAGTTAAGATCGGGGTATCGGGATGTCAACGATGCTGTAGTGAAAGTCATCTCCGTGATATCGGGCTTATCGGAACCACCAGGGGATGGATTGTCCTTTTTGGAGGAAATGGGGGAAAAAAGCCAAGGTTCGCCGACCCGATAGCATATGGTTTGTCTGATAGTGAAGCATGCGATCTGGTTGGACGCCTGCTTGAATTTTATCAAAAAAACGGAGAAACCCAGGAACGGACTGCCCGATTCATGGAACGTATCGGGATCGATACATTAAAGTCAGAGCTGCTCTCTATGATCCCTTACATACATCTGGACAAGGTGTAACCATGATCATAACCGACGTAGCACAGGTTGTTTCAGGACCAAATCCACACCACGTGGATGCCAGAAAGATCTATGACTCTCCGCATGCAATGGCGGTGGTCATCACCCTTAAGCCGGGAGAATCACTGAAAAAACATATTACTCCGGTCGATGTCTTCTTTTATGTCCTTGAAGGGACAGGAATCGTTGAGATTGGAGATGAGCGATCAGAGGTAACAAAGGATATGCTGGTGGAAAGCCCGGCAAGGATTCCTCACCGGTGGATTAACCAGAGTACTGAAATTTTCAGAGTCCTTGTTGTTAAAGTCCCAAAACCAATAGAAGAGACGAAATTACTCTGACCGTACCATCTTTTCAAAGGGTGCAGTATGAACGGCCTGTTATTTCACAATCCTCCATCCACCTTTCGGTACCCGGATCTCAAATAAGGCTCCCTGCCCTTCCTGCCCTCGTTCGATAATAGAAATTCCGGTAAGTGCAAGGATCTCCCGTACTAGAAATAATCCAAGCCCGGTATTATTCCCAAATCCCCGCTCAAAAATTTTTTCTTTACATTCCAGAGGTATACCAACGCCGTCATCGGCATACGTAATAAGGAACTCATCACCGGATCTCTGTGCAGATATATGAATTGAAGTGACCGTTTTTCCATGCCTGATAGAATTATCTATAAGGTTCAGGAATACCCTGGAGAGCATCTGATCTGCATAGAGGTAGACATCAGGAAGATCGAGAATAATCCGAATAGACTCTGGCAGATGAGTTTCTTGAATACAATGTATCAGAGCCTGCCATTCAGGTTCATGCAACCCAAGACCCTCATAGGTTTTGGTAAATTCTATGTGAGACTGGATTTTTTCCGTACATGCCATGATATTCTCAATAAACTCGTCGATTCTCTGATCATGGGCCATAGCCTTCATCGCATCAAGATAGATAAAAATGGCATTAATCTGGTTTAAAATGTCATGGCGGGTAATCGAACTGAGCAGGTTGAGCTGACGGTTTGCCTGAAATAGTGCCTCCTCTGACTTTTTTCGTTCGGTGATATCATGGGCAATTCCTAAAAATGCCTTCGGAGTCCCGTCAGGATTTCTAACCAGAGTTACGCTTGATACATGCCATTTCCATGAACCATCCTTATGCCTGACCCGGTATTCAACCCCTCCCATCTTTTGCCCGGTACTGATTATTGTCTCCAGGAACTGGCTTGTCGCCCCAATATCGTCAGGGTGAACAATATTTGTATATGAACTCCCGATAATCTCCTGTGTATTATGGCCCAGCACATCAGCCCAGTTTGGTGAGATGTACGTAAATACTCCATCGGGGGTAAGTGAGTAGACAATATCATACGCATATTCAACGAACGATCTGAACCGCTCTTCACTTGCCTTTAGCTCCTCTTCTGCAGCTTTCCGATCAGATACATCACGAATTGAAAGAAGATCCGCATCCTGACCCTCATACCGGATCAGTTTCCCGACACATTCAACCCATATCTTCTCTCCATGAATGGTACAGATCTGATACTCTGCAATGAATGGATCGATTCCTTCCCGGACCCGTGAGAGATCCTGAAGAACCTGATCCCGCGATTCCGGGGCGATGAAATCCATAACATTTACACCTGAAAGAAGGGCCGGGTCCGAAACCCCTACAAGGTGGAGTGCAGCTATGTTTGCAAATAAGAGCTTCCCTTCAAAATCAAGAATTACAATTCCTTCAAGTGAATAACTCACCAGTGACCGGTATTTTTCCTCGCTCTCAATCAATGCAGCATATGCTTCTTTCTCTCTGGTAATATCAGTAATAACACCAAAATATTTCAGGTTCCCACCGGTATCTGTAACCGGTCGTGTTGAGGTTCTGACCCAGGATAACGATCCGTCCTTTTTTATAAGTCGCCATTCCAATGGTTTCAATACTCCCTTTTCCATTTCCTCAAACCTCTTCAGAATAGCCGGGCGATCCTCTTCATACACCATATCCAGAAAGAACCTTCCAGCAAGATCAGCAGAGCGGTATCCAAATAACCGCTCACCTGCAGGACTAAAATAGGCGATCTGGCCTTTCGGATTTACAGAAAAGATGACATCGTTAATATTTTCAACAAGCATCCTGAACTTGGATTCACTCAGACGAAGTGCACGCTCTATCTTTTTCCTTCCGGTAATATCCTGGATTATTCCAAAAACGGTATGAGATGCAGGATCATATTCTGCGATAAAATGGACGTCTATAAGGGCATTATCTGTCGGTCTTCGTATTTTACATTCTTCATTTAAGGTTCGTTTTCGAAGAATAAAATCCTGAAGGGATGCACTAAAACGGGACCTGTCTTTTATGAGAAGCACATTGAGGAGGTCATCAATGGTAATCTTTTCAGTATTGCAGCCGATTATCACCTGGGCACCAAGTGATGCTAATATCATTCCTGAATCTGGATCATATGTCCAGTGACCCAGCCCGGCAATATACTCAGCATGGTACAGCTGGGCAATACTTTTCTGTAAAGCCTGTTTTATCTCTCTGCCTTCTATAATGCGATTGATAACATGGATAAGCCGTGTTCGTTCAAACCGGATATCAATATAATCCGTCAGACAGAGATCTGCCCCATACGAGAGGGCATCGTTCGCAATATCCTCTTTTTCTGCTCCTGTGTAGAGGATGAAAGGTAGATCTCCGAATAATTCCCTGACATGATGGAGGAGATCAATACCATTCATCTCTGGAAGATGATATGCCGCGAGAACCCCATCATATGATACGGATTTTAACTTTGAAAGGGTCTCATGATAAGTCAGAGAAAAATCCAAGGATATATTTGGGCTTTGACTCAGGATTTGTATATACCTGCTCAAGGGTCCTTTCCCGTCACCAACACAGAGGAGAGAGATCATACATGCCCGTTGCAATATTTTTATCTACTGATATCACCCAATATGTCTCATCAACCATAATAAAGATACCCTAAAAATCCCATGAAAAGTGGTTTTTTCTGTGAGGTCATCTTTTGATCTCTTTTGAATATGAGAATCATTTCAATACCTTTCAGGAACCCGGATGAGATCAGAGAGATCAGATGTAAGGGGAATACCCTCTGATTATAGCCATTCTTCATCATTCTACCAGTTCGTGAGAGTGATCAGACACACCAGGAC from Methanospirillum hungatei JF-1 includes the following:
- a CDS encoding Fic family protein → MHYNTGRYEEQIEGYTAFIPACLPYSPDIQYDDSMHLMLSEADRALSGLDVMVDMLPNPDHFIWMLARKEALQSAQIEGTVATFYGILAYEADVSFDDDPNQIREVTNYMKALQTGFERVKNEPITLSLLCDLHRILLTKVRGSKALPGMIRPIQNQIGGDSLYKARYIPPPQENVRFLLNNLENFIAEEKTIPPLIVSALIHGQFKMIHPFLDGNGRIGRLLISLYLCWRQVLAKPTLNLSYYLKRNRSEYYDRLFSLEKNGDLEGWVKFFLQGVIEVSTDSHHLVKKIITLERELVKRVIYENIGGIHGARMIELLFMKTMVTSTDISTHCGVSIQTANNLVRKFEEAGIVKEVTGWKRNRKYLYRDYVKLIAEGTGP
- a CDS encoding tryptophan--tRNA ligase; translated protein: MKTEVVNPWASDQSVDIERLHAEFGIERIETVIDLLPETPDFIRRGIVFGHRDYHQIANAIRTNEPFNVMTGFMPSGHPHLGHLMVMKEVVWHVQQGGRGYICIADREAHAVRNLTWEQCRKYGDEYLSCLYALGYHGETYEQSSNRVVQDLAFEASAKVNFSELSAIYGFTPDTDIGHAMSVLTQVADILHPQVNEEPAPTIVPVGLDQDPHIRLTRGVAHKLRMFTVEDRDTHVSVRSKEAPEEAMEAIHKAFRGSKRYEGHIDIFNVPLDVVKKTVRAIERTHGGYGFVTPSATFHRFMPGLTGGKMSSSIPESIIGFYEDDKTVTRKIMAALTGGRMTLQEQKELGGEADKCPVFLLNLFHMVSDDAELAEIRRKCMAGELMCGQCKKDSAARVLAFLDEFREKMAVAADQIRSEKSC
- the endA gene encoding tRNA-intron lyase encodes the protein MKARIEEDKVLLGSEGYALYEQSGFGRPQKDGLRLSPVEALYLVYRGRIEIPGYDFDTLLVRFSDNAHMIRSFLVYRDIRERGYVVQTGPHDFRVFKRGEKPGKGESQYMVRVLSERDLIDFSVVQGEVRTTLNMRKQHVLAVVDDEFEITYYEVKLQKLPGLEVTPDPKPAPGLLSSISVIINAGADLGYDQAFYGKRLDDSRIVLSTVEAAYLIEQGLVTIQLGEATLTAEEYCARIQDSDPELDKKITVYRYLRELQYIPKTGYKFGHHFRVYSGRKIHSEMLVQAIGPLETLPMNSISRSVRMAHSVKKKMLFAGIHDEGIVFTEFARIKL
- a CDS encoding thioredoxin family protein, yielding MKKISLKPIFRMIVALLFVGLAISFFPVSAAIFIEDGTELDESALIAYLKEPAPEFETPLVIYFYDPNCGGCMQVRDFWDTYLKENPDVILEQVNLEEGPEQMDQFKQFAETYHREKAFIPLAYIGPVSLEGADDIKNYFDMVYTWYMSSFKGE
- a CDS encoding TIGR00341 family protein, giving the protein MFEEFIRANKFDQAYLPVLQKKLCFEGECAGNGILNYGVLLTLATIISTYGVIAGSTATVIGAMIIAPLMTPIMATTLAIVLGDTHRAGRSFMMVTVSTVFVILLAALITCSISPLTIDFQGNQEILSRTAPDMFALYVALASGAAGAFAVSRESVSDSLPGVAIAISLVPPLSVVGISLSKFQWGDAIGSLLLFLTNLFAILVSGGAVFWLSGIKPGWMDEERSKKRKQAFSIAVICVVLISVPLFISGYETLEQAYYSKEAQEITKNWLYGSGYEITDFDLRKQNLTLHIIGTGDMPDPELLHRMLEDHFQRPIAIDLRAIPVNIIHYPSKTGS
- a CDS encoding NAD(P)/FAD-dependent oxidoreductase encodes the protein MKKVTGAILQRDGKTYGIMTHTPSGIVTPEDLERIAAVGRRFHIPIMKITSGQRMILAGIPADNVDSVMKELGTLGRPDLGPGVKFVQACLGIESCKWGSQDSIGLAAKIEACVQDKKFPAKVKIGVSGCQRCCSESHLRDIGLIGTTRGWIVLFGGNGGKKPRFADPIAYGLSDSEACDLVGRLLEFYQKNGETQERTARFMERIGIDTLKSELLSMIPYIHLDKV
- a CDS encoding cupin domain-containing protein, whose translation is MIITDVAQVVSGPNPHHVDARKIYDSPHAMAVVITLKPGESLKKHITPVDVFFYVLEGTGIVEIGDERSEVTKDMLVESPARIPHRWINQSTEIFRVLVVKVPKPIEETKLL